In Caulobacter segnis ATCC 21756, the sequence AGGTCGGGGTTCTCGACGGCGGCCGTGTTGACCGAGACCTTGTCGGCGCCGGCCAGCAAGAGGCGGCGCATGTCACCGACCTGCCGCACGCCGCCGCCCACCGAGACGGGCATGAAGCAGACCTCGGCGGTGCGCGAGATGACGTCCAGGATCAGGCCCCGGCCCTCGCTGGAGGCGGTGATGTCCAGGAACATCAGCTCGTCCGCGCCGGCGGCGTCATAGGCCCTGGCCTGCTCCACCGGATCGCCGGCGTCGCGCAGGGAGACGAAGTTGACCCCCTTGACCACCCGCCCGTCCTTCACGTCGAGGCAGGGAATGATCCGGGTCTTCAGCATCAGGCGGCCGCCGCGATCAGGGCGTCGGAGGGGCGGATCGTGCCGGCGTAGAGCGAGCGGCCCAGGATCGCGCCGGCGATCTCGACGCCCTTGCGGGCCTTCAGCCGCTCGATGTCGGCCACCGAGGCGACGCCGCCCGAGGCGATGACGGGGATCGAGACGGCGTCGGCCAGCTCGCCCACGCCCTCGACATTGACGCCGGTCAGGGCGCCGTCACGGCTGATGTCGGTGACGATCAGGGCGGCGACGCCCGCGTCCTCGAAGCGCTTGCCCAGGGTGATGGCGTCGAGGTCCGACAGGCCCGTCCAGCCGTCGACGGCGACCTTGCCGTCACGAACATCGACGGCCACGGCGATCTGCTCGGGCCACAGGCGCGCGGCCTTGCGGACCAGGTCCGGATCGTGGACGGCCACGGTGCCGAGGATCACGCGGGACACGCCCGCCTCGATCCAGGCCTCGACGCCCTCCAGCGTGCGGATGCCGCCGCCCAGCTGCACCGGGATCGAGATCGACTCCAGGATCGTCTCGACGGCGGCGGTGTTGACCGACTTGCCCTCGATGGCGCCGTTCAGATCCACGACGTGCAGCCACGAAAAGCCGTCCTTGACGAAGCGCTGGGCCTGGTCGGCGGGCGAGGTGTTGAAGACCGTGGCCTTCTCCATGTCGCCGTGCAGCAGGCGCACGCACTGGCCGTCCTTCAGGTCGATGGCGGGATAGAGGATCATGGGCGCCATTCCAGGAAGTTGGCGAGCAGGGCGAGCCCTGAGGCTTGTGACTTTTCGGGGTGAAATTGTACGCCCGCGACGTTGTCCTTGGCCACCGCGGCCGTGAACGGTCCGCCGTGGTCCGTTGTCGCAACAACATCTTCCGGGTTGGAAGCGGTCAGGGCGAACGAATTGGCGTAGTACATGTGGGCGCCGTCCTCGATGCCCTTGAACAGGGCATGAGCGCGCGTGAAGGCGATCGCGTTCCAGCCCATGTGCGGGATGGTCAGCGAAGGATCGTTAGGCTCGAGCTTCTTCACCTGGCCCTGGATCCAGTCCAGGCCCGGCGTGACGCCGAACTCCAGGCCCTCGGTGGCCAGCAGCTGGTGGCCGACGCAGATGCCCATGAACGGAACGCCCCGGCCGTGCACGGCCTCGTTCATCGCCTCATAGACGCCGGTGGCGTCCAGGCCGGCGCGGCACGATGCGAAGGCTCCGACGCCGGGCAGGAAGACGCGATCGGCCTTGGCGACAAGGTCGGGATCGGCGGTGACGACGATGTCGGCGTCGAGCGCGCGGCGGCGGGCCGCCTCACGCAGGGCCTTTTCGGCCGAACGCAGGTTGCCCGACCCGTAATCGATCAGGGCGACGGTCTGCATGGAGTGTCCTTACAGCACGCCCTTGGTGGACGGAGCCTGGCCGCCGGTCTTCGGGTCGATCTCGACCGCCTGACGCAGCGCCCGGGCCAGGGCCTTGAAGCCGCTTTCGGCGACGTGGTGGGTGTTGTCGCCGTACAAGGTCTCCAGGTGCACGCACGCCCCGCAGTTCATCGCGAACGCGTGGTGGAACTCCTTGAAGAGCTCGGTGTCCATCTCGCCGACCTTGGGCCGCTTGAACTCGACCTTCCAGACCAGGTACGGGCGGTTGGAGAGATCGATCGCGCAGCGCGTCAGGGTCTCG encodes:
- the hisH gene encoding imidazole glycerol phosphate synthase subunit HisH, yielding MQTVALIDYGSGNLRSAEKALREAARRRALDADIVVTADPDLVAKADRVFLPGVGAFASCRAGLDATGVYEAMNEAVHGRGVPFMGICVGHQLLATEGLEFGVTPGLDWIQGQVKKLEPNDPSLTIPHMGWNAIAFTRAHALFKGIEDGAHMYYANSFALTASNPEDVVATTDHGGPFTAAVAKDNVAGVQFHPEKSQASGLALLANFLEWRP
- the hisA gene encoding 1-(5-phosphoribosyl)-5-[(5-phosphoribosylamino)methylideneamino]imidazole-4-carboxamide isomerase, which translates into the protein MAPMILYPAIDLKDGQCVRLLHGDMEKATVFNTSPADQAQRFVKDGFSWLHVVDLNGAIEGKSVNTAAVETILESISIPVQLGGGIRTLEGVEAWIEAGVSRVILGTVAVHDPDLVRKAARLWPEQIAVAVDVRDGKVAVDGWTGLSDLDAITLGKRFEDAGVAALIVTDISRDGALTGVNVEGVGELADAVSIPVIASGGVASVADIERLKARKGVEIAGAILGRSLYAGTIRPSDALIAAAA